The following is a genomic window from Apodemus sylvaticus chromosome 10, mApoSyl1.1, whole genome shotgun sequence.
TTGTGcttctttttctagttttttgGAGTGGACACTTTTTAGACACCTCCTTTTCTAAAACATGATTCTTATGCTGCAAATGTCTTGGAGAGCAGTGTTTGTTATGTCTTACAGTTACAATTCCTGATACGTTGTCTTTTTACTTTAGTTAGAGGTTTTTGCTTTTGATACatgctgtttgttttgagacaggttcacaAACAGCCTACACTTGTTTCAAAGTCACTATagagttgaggatgaccttgaactcctaacccTTCCAAATGCTTGGATGAATTATTGACATGCAACACCATGCCTGGCACTGTCtcattttaatgatattttcccctcctccttctcctcctccccctcttctttctcttcctcctcctccttctcctccccctcttccttctcttccttctcctcttccttttcttcctccccctcctccttctcctcctcctcttctcttcctcctccttcttttcctcctccccctcctccttctttacctcctccccctcctccccctcctcccctcctcctcctcaccctcttgACAAGGCTCAGGATAGCCTTGATCTCAGAACCCTCTCACCCCAGCCTCTGGAATTATGGATGTACATCACCATACCTGacaccacgtgttgtttagaagtgtattatttaataagaaaaatctTATTATTTACTCTTCCAGCTCTCTCTGTTACAGGCTTCTAGTTTCATTCACTCCTTTTCTGAGAGTAGACATCGTATGGTTTCTATTACTTCCAAGTATTGAGGTTTCacagaatgtatttttaaatgtggttAGTGGATTTGTATTGGACAGGACCCCATTCCCCGGGAATCTGTGGCTTGTTTTTCCTTGTGGGCCTCTGCCATTCTGACTCGGCATCCAGAGAGCAATCACAAATTCAGATGCCTGAAGGGAGCTAGAGACTTGGGAAGAATAAAGCAGCGGGTGCCTGTCCCCGGCAGGAAGCCCGGCAGCCTCTGAGGGAGGGCTTGCAGCCAAAAGACAAATCCCAGCAGTGAGGCAGCCTGGGGGCAGCCTCAGAGCCTGTGACTCTGCCTTTCaggcagcagaggccagaagaccaaGAGACCCCCATCGACACTGAGAAGGTACAGACCCCCAGGCTTTTCACTGAGGGCTCTCACCCTGTGCCTGCTACAGAAGCCCCTTCCTATAGGGCTGTGGATTCAGCCTAACCCTGAGGatcctgggaggaggaggaggaggtggactTGCCCACTCACAGTCCTTGTCCCCTAGGCCCCCTGGAGTCTCTGCCCTTCAGTTGACCAGGCTCTCttgccttctccctgcctctaagGCCTCCGCAGAAGCCTCGGAATATCCTCACACGAGATGCATTCGAGGAGCAGGCTGGCAGGGTGCCAAAGGGGCGGACACAGCCGCAGACAGGCCAGCTGTCCCCGTCAGAGCTAGGAGCAGCCACGACCACTAAAGAGGAGACCGCACTGAGGTCAAGAGAATTCAAGAATCCTTCTGAAGCTGCCCATCCATATTGGTCAGGGCCAGATGACAGGTCTCAAAGGTGAGAGCAGGAACCCCGGAGGAGGTCAGGTCTGGGGTGTGCTGGTTTGGGGGCAAGGCCTGCCTGGCCCTGGAATATCTTTGTAGCAGGTATTACATGTCCAACTTCTTTCTCTGGAGCAGCTCGACCGATGATAGCTTGCTACCCCTGACACCCCGGCAGCTGGCAGGTAAGGCGCCAAGAtccagaagtagaaagaaaaataagaggatGCTCAGGGCAGGAGCACAGTTGCCTGCCCTGAGGTTAACACATTAATGACCCTTGCCACCCACCCTCGATGCCCAAGTCTTTAAACACATAGCTTTCACCATGCTGACTggccctctctcttccctcagcCTTCCAGGATATCTTCAAACTGTTCAGCTGCAGCCCGACAGGCACTGTGGACATGCACAGCATGAAAGTCGCCCTGCGCAACGTGGGAATCCAACTGGGCCCACAGGAGATGTGCGAGGCTCTTCGGCTGGCCGACTTAGATGGTGGGtgccccctctctgccttctccttGCCAGGCGGACTCCTAATGAATGCTACCCCTATCTACAAAATCCTTGGCCGGGTTCTGTTTTGTGAAAGTTCCCTCTTCCAGGAAGCCGGTCTAGACCAGCACCCCAATCTCCAGGCTTTCATACTGAGTCAATTCtcatccccacccctaccccagggCCCTCCACATTCACACTAGAACCCTTTGACTTCTATAAAAGGCTATTAATAAATGATCTTAGTACtttatggaaaaaaatatttgaaagagaTGGCTTAGGGGAGGGTTATGATGACGGTGAAAATCCCGAATAATGTGTATTTAACCTCCTAAAGTATCTACAAGACAAACTTTCCAAATAGGGCAAGTCCCCACTGCCTCTCCTTGCCTTTGCAGGTGATGGGATCGTAAGCTTCAAGGACTTCCTAGGTGTCCTCACTGACAACAACCGTCTGGCTCAGTGCATGGGTGAGGAGCTAAGCGGATGGGCAGAGGGGAAGTCGTGAATGAGGACAACCCTCTTCACCTCTGGCCTGTGTTTGCTATACTCAGGCCAAATGAAGGGCAATCGGGTCGGTGAGCCCCCGGGCCTGCAGACCCTGTTCCTCGAGGTGCTGTTCAAACTACTGAGTCAAGGCTTTGTGCCCGCCAAATCAAGGCAGGAGGTGACAAGGTGGGAATAGCCATCCTCGGCTCCCAGACCTGGCATTCAGAGAACAgaacttgggggtggggaggtcccACCTCCAGAGAATGCCCTGACCTCCGGGTCCATTTCCTGGACCCTAAACCATCCTTTAGCCAGAGAAAGACAAGTAGCCTTCAGTCCTGCTTGGGTTTCTCCACTTGtaagatggaggagagagaggaagcggTGTCTGAGCCCGCTGTCCCACTTTTCTTCTCCAAGTTACTATTTCAAGAAGCAGCGGGCCCTGCGGCTGAGCTCGTGCGCTCGGAGCCGGGCGCGCGGCCAGGGCCGGCCAGCGCGTGCGCACACCGGCCTCACCTTCTTCTGCCAAGCTGCGCGCCTCAATGGCCTCTCCAGCACTCAGCTGGCGCGCTCCCTGCATACACTGTGCAGAGCAGGTGCGCCCCAAGCCGATCCacgggctgggggtgggagggatgtCCCAGGAACGGGGCGGGACTCCGGAGGAGGGGAATGAATGCTCTAGGTCACCCGCTGCCCAGGCCACCTGCTCCCTTGGGGCCCCTCCCAGTACTGTCcccgcctcttcctcctctgggaTCCTGCCCTAGGTGGGCGCAGCCCCTACACTCAGATTCCCAACCTCGCCGGGCGCCCGAGGCCAGAACGCAAGACTCGAGCTCCAGGGCCCGACGTCCGCCTCCCCAAGCCCCAACAGCCAGGCCGCCCCAAGCTCCCTCCCAACCTTGGGCCACTCAGCAAAGGTGAGAAGCCGCAGATATTCTTAAGGACCGGGCAGATGGGGCGGAGGTGGGACAGCAGATGGGGCGTGATTGGCAGGTAGCAGAGGCTGGGGTTCGAGTGGGACCTGAACCAAGAGAAATGGGGAgcgcaggagcagcaggaggtaCACCCAGGTGTTGCTGATGGCGCACCGCGTCCCTAACAAAGCGCCCCCTCGATCTTCCGCAGGTCCCCTCCGCCCTCCCGCCGGGCTAATGAGCCAGCCACTGGAGCAAATGCGCCCCTCGAAGCTGGCTTCCTCCCCGCCAACTCTAGTGCAGAAGCACCCCTCCTCCCCTTCGCCAGCCTGTTTCCAGAGATGTGCTATGAAGAGCTTGTACAAGTAAACCCTTTGCTGAGCGAAACTGGCTGCGCCTGGTGGCATCAGGCACCGAGCCGACGCGCGTCTTTTGCAAACATCTTTATTAATCTTGTATAAAAATAAGGTCCATGGAGAGTCCTCCGAGCTAGGGCAGCGGCGAGGTGCGCTATATAAGTTACAGGCCAGGCTCCCGCTCGGGTTAAGTATGGCTATTGGAGAGAGTGCTACgaccagtttgtttgtttgtttgtttgttttggggggggggtgtcttcaAGGCTAGTAGTCGGCAGTAGGAGCGGATGCCCGACCCAGTCGGGCTAAGGACCGCCTTCTCTGAGCTCCAGCCTGCCCACGGCCCTATAGAATCCACCAGCAGTAACAGTGGCTACAGCGAGAAATCAGCAGTGACCGGCAGTGGGGGTCCAGGGGGGCGCCGGCGAGCACTTCGGCGTCCTGTGTCTGCACGGATATAGGGCTGGTTCCGAAGATCTGGCAAGCAAAGGAGACACATTGGCCCAGGCTTCAGGGCACAGCTCACTGATTTTGTACACATGCCACGTGGAAGGGGACACTGATTTACCACAGCTAGAAACACCCCAGCCATGCAGTGGCCCAGGATGGAGAGGCACATctgctccccagccccaaatTCCCAGAGTTTTGCCAGCACTGGAATCTCAGGCCAGGTTATCTAGGTACCTGGGAGCTAGAGGGTCATCTCctctcccaggctggcctcacagaggAGCCGGGATGTCCGCTTGCCGGTGCGGGCAGTGAAGGGCACTGTCTTGAGCACTGAGGTTTTGGGGaatagagggaagagagagaaaaaacaaaagaaaaacagaaaaggtagCAAGAAGTATGCAGaacaggcatggtggcgcacgcctttgatcccagcactgcaggggcagaggcaggaggatctctgtgagtttgaagccagcctggtctacatagcaagttccaggcaagccaggaCTGCTCAGTGAGAACGGAGGTGGGAGGAGGCAGCAGACCCCTCAGGGTGGGGAgaaatgaggaagagaaggacagTAGAGACCGGAGACAGGACAGTGACCGGGTTAAGCTCTCACCGGTGATGATGTCTTCAATGGCCCCATCTCGGTCACTCTCGTAGATGAGTGGCTCTTTCTGCTGCTTCCGTTTTAGCTCAGAGATGAGGTCCATCTGTTGTCGCCTGGCCTTGGGTGGAGACTGAGGAGATGGACAGCTCTAACTTTAGGATACTTACCACCCCACCCACGCTGGAACATCTGTGTAGTTCTTCACAGCAAGGACAGCAGGAACCTATACCTGCTTCCTCCCCTGGCTTCTGGGGCACGGTCCTTGTCTTTGGGCAGAATCTAACTCAACACTGAAGGTGTAGGGGTGAGACGGGGTGAAAGGGATGCTATAAATTCTTGAATCCCAGTCCTGGGCTTGGGGCCAGCTGCCTACCTTGGGTGCTGGAGGCTCCTCCCTGCCTGAGGCGTCGGCAGCTGCTTCCTTCTTCCACAGTTCCACCTCCTGTTCCGCTTTCTGAGGGCCCAAGGCGGGTCTTGGTAAGAAcaaccctcctccttccctgtctttcCTACCACAGAAGTTGTCCCCACTGCTCTCCTGCAGAGGCTGCAgagccccccacccacccacccatcagaTACTTGTACCTTGTAGGCCTTGGTGAAGCGACTGAAGAGGGAAAAAAACATGGAGGGGGATGTGGTCTTGGGATTTTCTCCAAAGTACTCCACCACAGACTCGTAGGCCTCCTGCAAGCACAAGCCATCAGCCCAGCTAGCTCGGGTTCCTTGGAGTCTGAGCATGCTCTGTGCCCCCTTGGGATACCACATGTCTGTTCTTCCACACAGGATGTGGCCACGCCCCTCCGGGTCTTTGCTCCAACCgcgcctccccactcccaccctcaggCTTAGTGGCGGCGGTGGGCTGTGCTCCCCCAGCTCACCTGAGCTGTCTTGCTGTCTGCCAGTAACTTGTCCATGGTGGGAGAGTTGGCCCTCAGGAACTCCTTGAGCACCAGGCAGTCATCTTGCCGCACAAACTCTCTCTGTGTCAACTCCAGGCCTCGCTGCAAGGAGCGCACGTCTCCCAGCACACTGTCCAGGGACACTGGAGTGGACAACACAGAGTGGGGATAAGGCAGCGTGCACACAGTTATATCCGACACCCCCACCAcgccacaccccaccccacccctgcttcctccTAACCACATCAGGGGCCCAAGGACTGAGCTCCCTGCTCTCACCCAAGACCCGGGTGCCCCATACCTGAGCCGGCCTTGTCCAAGAAGTGCAAGTCGCTGTGAAAGCCCGTGAGCTGTGGGTACTTCTCAGCAATGACCTTCACCAAGTAGTGCAGCAGTGTCTGTTTCCGGTCCGTCGACTTCATCTCCAACAGCTGGACAAGGATCTGTTATGAGCCTCGGGCCGCCAACCaggccccccagcccccagccccagagCCCCATCTCACCGCGTCCAGACTCTGAAGCCGGAAACCATAGGCTGCCCCGCGTTTGCTACTATTCATGTAGTTGCCAAAAGCCAGGACAATCTGGGAGAGGCAAAGAAAGACTCAATGAGAtccaggctgggggtggggaaaacccttgaagaaTATATACTTCTCAGGGAGGAAGAAAGGTGACAAGAAGCCAACCTTCACCCTCAGCCCCTCCTGAACGGGCCCTTCAGTTCCAATGCACGTGCATCTTGTAAACGTACATCGCATGTGCACACTGTGAACACCAGTCGTACACTCAAATTTTATCCTTCATTAGACCACCCCAAACTGTCTTGCCACACCCCTATctccatcccccccccaccccggacATCGGCGTATTGTCTGCAGACACTCCCCTGAACAGGTGCAATTACCCAGTTACTCTCACAAAGCAAACCCCAGAGGGACTGAGCccttgaggaggaggagctcaGGTGCAGGGTCACAGGCGTGGAGGCTGCTGTTGCCTTTGCCCGTCCTCACCTCCCACCTTGTCTATCAGAGCATGCGCGGGAGAAGTGGGAAGTGGTAACCTTCGCTCTATCCCAGGTGGGCGGGGTCCGAGTCTCCCCTTTCCCGCTACCTAGACTAAGCAAGGGTAGGCCCTGCTTCCTGTCCCTTGCCCTGGACTCTCACCTCTAGGATCTGGCGAAGCTTGTCAGAGGACTTGATAGACATGGAGGCTGCAATGATGGCGTTCAGTTGCTAAGGGTGGGATAAAGATGAGGTGAGCTAGAGCCTCCCCCACGAGGAGGCTCGAATCCTCCCAGctgccctccccttctccctacCCACCAGCCCAGGCTCCGCCACACCACCCTGCCCGTCCCGCCCACACCGGCATGAGCAGCTGGGCCGTGTCTGGAAAGTTGCCCAGGAAGGTGAGCGTGTTCATGCGTTCTGGAAGTCTCGGGATGCGACTAAAGCGCAGCATGAAGCGGTCCTCCTCTGACAGCTCTTCCAGCGGCCGCTGTTCCTTCTCGAATCGGGCTATGAGGCTACGCTCGTAATCTGTGGGCAGGAAGCGGGTCAACAGCTCCAAGAAATCCAGGCTGAGAGTCTGTAGGTCATACCTGCATGAGGAAACAGGAGAGTGACATTCCACACTTCAAGTTCCAGAGAGCAGGACTGAATAAACAACCTTCAATATTTAGTATTTGTAGACAGCTTCCGAGAACAAGAGATGGGAGTCAGGGACACCAGAAGCCCCAGTCCTATCACACATCACTGGCAGATAGACAGCTACGGATCCTTTGGCTTGGGTGCCCGTGatgggcagaagcaggaagagagtCAGGGGGTTCTCAATCAGGGCATGGACTCAAAGTATAGTCGCAGGTTTCTTGGTCTGAAACTGGGACAATGCTCCCTGGCCAGGACTGGTGTGAGGTTTGGTGGATGCTGTCCCATTGCCAGGGTTCTGTCCAATTTCCGGGGTTCTCACTGCGCTCTGCCTGATGATCCTAGCCTAGTGAGGGGACTGGGCCACACCCCAACCACAGGTACTCACGTCTCGATGGCCTGGCAGATTCTGTCTGCTCCTAGGTTGCCCTTGCGCAGGGTGATGGCCAAATTCTTGGCCCGGTTGGCTTCAATGAGTGTTGCCTTAGTGGGGGCTTTGTGGGCTGCCTTCCCCTTCAGAGCACTGATATCCAGGCTGGGGCCTTGCGATTTGGTCTTAAACTGCTCCTCAAAATCATTCATGTCTAGCTCCTAAGGGCACAACGAGACAAAGCCAGGCTGAGGGGAGCCCGGAGCTGCCCACACTCCTGGGTTGTTAAAACAGCCATCCCAGAAACTGGGCAGAAAAACCAGTGCGCTAGCTTGGCCACAGCCTTGACAGGTGATACAGGAGAGACCCAGAAAGACGGGGCAGAGGTGATAacccagaggacccgggttcctGCCTATTAAAGCTAGAGGAAGTGCTGAACAGCCAGCAAAGCTAAGACGAGACTGTTCCAGGCAGAGAAAACAGTTCCAGCGACCGTCCAGAGGACGGGGAACCCATTCCAAAGTGAAACTGGAAAGCAGAAGCCCAGAGACCTTAGGTTTCTTGTGGGATTTGGGCAGAAAGGAGAGGTCCTActaggggtggggggcaggggaaaGCCTGCAGGGGGCAGGACAGTGCCTGCTCCTGTTAAGGCTTGTGGTTTTTCTGTCCAATGGTAGCCTGCGTCTTAGAGCCCACACACACCCTGGCTGTGTCTATACACCTCATCCCCATCTGTACACCAAGTGAAGTGGATGCCACCCTAGGGCCAGCGTGGCCCTGGAGCCGCTCACCTGCAACACCTTCTCATCGTTGAGCTCTGTGAAGACAGTGCCGGTGATCTGGCTGGGTTTCAGCGCCACCCAGTTAAGCAGTGGCATCCGGAACTTGGTCTGGATGGGTTTCTTGGCTTTCACCCCTGGGAGCAAGAAACAGTGGTGAGCAGACACTGGAGGGAACTAACCCCCAACTGGGCCtaaggagacaggcaggaggcagTAGAGCCTCTGATGGAGAGCGACTCTGAAGGACCACactggggcggggagggggcccTGTTCTGCTTCCCCACCAGCCCTAGAGGACTGAGATAGTCCACTCCACTTACCTGGGCCTATATCCGGGTCTTGTCCTCCAAGGATATCAGGGGGCCCTCCCggaggtggtgggggtggtggtggcactggTCCATCAGTACCAAGTgggggtggtggaggtgggggaggcaggTCTCCAGGCAACGGCGGTGCAGGTGGCAGCTCTGCGCAGCCTGGGAGGGGCGGGGCCAGCGGGGGTGCAGAGGGAGGGGCATCCTGCTGGGACTGGAGGTTAGgaagtggaggtggtggtggaggtggcggAGGCGGTGCTGATGCTGCTTCGGGAGCTGACTCGGCTGCAGGTGGGAGGTGCTCATTACGTCTTGCCTGGGTGGATGGGTCCTTGCCCCCTCCCTCTGCTATGCATGCATCCAGAACCCAGTTTAACCCACCTGCGTGTACCTGTGCCACGCCTACAATCTAACCTCCTTATCTCTCACAGCTAGGTATATCCCCAGGAtccccttccctgccctggtctccccccaccccccgccccccacccctggCATAAAGTTCTTGCGCACCTGGGCTAGGGGAATCAGCGGGCACCCTCGAAGCTGGTGCGTCGTCACCGCTTGGTGTCGCCGTAGCGCCTGGGAGGATCTCGATGGAGACGACATCCCCCGGCCCCCGCAGGATACGGATTAACCccttttcctcaagctcctcCACCTTCAGTTCTAGAGCTGAGGGTCGCACCACGGTAGGGGCGGGCACTTTCTCAGGTTCAGTTATTCGTCTGGAAGTGCCCATGGGGGTCGACTCGCTGAAGCGCTCCTGTGAGCCCCCAGGAAAAGGATTAGTGCCCACTTGCAAGGCTCTCTGGTATACCGCAACCCCGCCCCAAACCCTTTTCTGGGATGGACTGGGATGTCAAGCGGAGAAGACTCCTTGGGAAGCCTGGCCCGGCGCACACCCCCATCCCGGCCCGGCCCACCCCAAAGCTTACCCTCAGGGTCTCCAATTCCTTGCGAGCCTGACTTAGCTGCTTCTCCAGTTCAGCGATCTTGGCCATGGAGTCGTTCTCTGTGTCCCGAAGCCGCTCTGTCAGCTGCGGCACCAGCACATGGTGAGCTACCACCCGCGGCCAGGCACTGGCACCGCCGGTGAGGGGGCGGCATCAGGCAAGCCTGCCTGCCTGGAGGGCTGGGGGAGGCTCCCACATCCGCTTGGCCTAGCGTGCCAAGGGTGGGCAGAGCCTGGC
Proteins encoded in this region:
- the Fmnl1 gene encoding formin-like protein 1 isoform X3; this translates as MGNAAGSAEQPAGPTASPPKQPAVPKQPMPAAGELEERFTRVLNCMNLPPDKVQLLSQYDNEKKWELICDQERFQVKNPPAAYIQKLKSYLDTGGVSRKFKRRVQESTQVLRELETSLRTNHIGWVQEFLNEENRGLDVLLEYLAFAQCSVAYDMESTDSVASGAEKCKPLEQSVEDLSKAPPSSVPKSRLTIKCPPSPRLTPAHSRKALRNSRIVSQKDDVHVCIMCLRAIMNYQSGFSLVMNHPACVNEIALSLNNKNPRTKALVLELLAAVCLVRGGHDIILAAFDNFKEVCGEQHRFEKLMEYFRNEDSNIDFMVACMQFINIVVHSVENMNFRVFLQYEFTHLGLDVYLERLRLTESDKLRVQIQAYLDNVFDVGTLLEETETKNAVLEHMEELQEQVATLTERLRDTENDSMAKIAELEKQLSQARKELETLRERFSESTPMGTSRRITEPEKVPAPTVVRPSALELKVEELEEKGLIRILRGPGDVVSIEILPGATATPSGDDAPASRVPADSPSPAESAPEAASAPPPPPPPPPPLPNLQSQQDAPPSAPPLAPPLPGCAELPPAPPLPGDLPPPPPPPPLGTDGPVPPPPPPPPGGPPDILGGQDPDIGPGVKAKKPIQTKFRMPLLNWVALKPSQITGTVFTELNDEKVLQELDMNDFEEQFKTKSQGPSLDISALKGKAAHKAPTKATLIEANRAKNLAITLRKGNLGADRICQAIETYDLQTLSLDFLELLTRFLPTDYERSLIARFEKEQRPLEELSEEDRFMLRFSRIPRLPERMNTLTFLGNFPDTAQLLMPQLNAIIAASMSIKSSDKLRQILEIVLAFGNYMNSSKRGAAYGFRLQSLDALLEMKSTDRKQTLLHYLVKVIAEKYPQLTGFHSDLHFLDKAGSVSLDSVLGDVRSLQRGLELTQREFVRQDDCLVLKEFLRANSPTMDKLLADSKTAQEAYESVVEYFGENPKTTSPSMFFSLFSRFTKAYKKAEQEVELWKKEAAADASGREEPPAPKSPPKARRQQMDLISELKRKQQKEPLIYESDRDGAIEDIITDLRNQPYIRADTGRRSARRRPPGPPLPVTADFSL
- the Fmnl1 gene encoding formin-like protein 1 isoform X2 codes for the protein MGNAAGSAEQPAGPTASPPKQPAVPKQPMPAAGELEERFTRVLNCMNLPPDKVQLLSQYDNEKKWELICDQERFQVKNPPAAYIQKLKSYLDTGGVSRKVASDWMSNLGFKRRVQESTQVLRELETSLRTNHIGWVQEFLNEENRGLDVLLEYLAFAQCSVAYDMESTDSVASGAEKCKPLEQSVEDLSKAPPSSVPKSRLTIKLTPAHSRKALRNSRIVSQKDDVHVCIMCLRAIMNYQSGFSLVMNHPACVNEIALSLNNKNPRTKALVLELLAAVCLVRGGHDIILAAFDNFKEVCGEQHRFEKLMEYFRNEDSNIDFMVACMQFINIVVHSVENMNFRVFLQYEFTHLGLDVYLERLRLTESDKLRVQIQAYLDNVFDVGTLLEETETKNAVLEHMEELQEQVATLTERLRDTENDSMAKIAELEKQLSQARKELETLRERFSESTPMGTSRRITEPEKVPAPTVVRPSALELKVEELEEKGLIRILRGPGDVVSIEILPGATATPSGDDAPASRVPADSPSPAESAPEAASAPPPPPPPPPPLPNLQSQQDAPPSAPPLAPPLPGCAELPPAPPLPGDLPPPPPPPPLGTDGPVPPPPPPPPGGPPDILGGQDPDIGPGVKAKKPIQTKFRMPLLNWVALKPSQITGTVFTELNDEKVLQELDMNDFEEQFKTKSQGPSLDISALKGKAAHKAPTKATLIEANRAKNLAITLRKGNLGADRICQAIETYDLQTLSLDFLELLTRFLPTDYERSLIARFEKEQRPLEELSEEDRFMLRFSRIPRLPERMNTLTFLGNFPDTAQLLMPQLNAIIAASMSIKSSDKLRQILEIVLAFGNYMNSSKRGAAYGFRLQSLDALLEMKSTDRKQTLLHYLVKVIAEKYPQLTGFHSDLHFLDKAGSVSLDSVLGDVRSLQRGLELTQREFVRQDDCLVLKEFLRANSPTMDKLLADSKTAQEAYESVVEYFGENPKTTSPSMFFSLFSRFTKAYKKAEQEVELWKKEAAADASGREEPPAPKSPPKARRQQMDLISELKRKQQKEPLIYESDRDGAIEDIITDLRNQPYIRADTGRRSARRRPPGPPLPVTADFSL
- the Fmnl1 gene encoding formin-like protein 1 isoform X1; protein product: MGNAAGSAEQPAGPTASPPKQPAVPKQPMPAAGELEERFTRVLNCMNLPPDKVQLLSQYDNEKKWELICDQERFQVKNPPAAYIQKLKSYLDTGGVSRKVASDWMSNLGFKRRVQESTQVLRELETSLRTNHIGWVQEFLNEENRGLDVLLEYLAFAQCSVAYDMESTDSVASGAEKCKPLEQSVEDLSKAPPSSVPKSRLTIKCPPSPRLTPAHSRKALRNSRIVSQKDDVHVCIMCLRAIMNYQSGFSLVMNHPACVNEIALSLNNKNPRTKALVLELLAAVCLVRGGHDIILAAFDNFKEVCGEQHRFEKLMEYFRNEDSNIDFMVACMQFINIVVHSVENMNFRVFLQYEFTHLGLDVYLERLRLTESDKLRVQIQAYLDNVFDVGTLLEETETKNAVLEHMEELQEQVATLTERLRDTENDSMAKIAELEKQLSQARKELETLRERFSESTPMGTSRRITEPEKVPAPTVVRPSALELKVEELEEKGLIRILRGPGDVVSIEILPGATATPSGDDAPASRVPADSPSPAESAPEAASAPPPPPPPPPPLPNLQSQQDAPPSAPPLAPPLPGCAELPPAPPLPGDLPPPPPPPPLGTDGPVPPPPPPPPGGPPDILGGQDPDIGPGVKAKKPIQTKFRMPLLNWVALKPSQITGTVFTELNDEKVLQELDMNDFEEQFKTKSQGPSLDISALKGKAAHKAPTKATLIEANRAKNLAITLRKGNLGADRICQAIETYDLQTLSLDFLELLTRFLPTDYERSLIARFEKEQRPLEELSEEDRFMLRFSRIPRLPERMNTLTFLGNFPDTAQLLMPQLNAIIAASMSIKSSDKLRQILEIVLAFGNYMNSSKRGAAYGFRLQSLDALLEMKSTDRKQTLLHYLVKVIAEKYPQLTGFHSDLHFLDKAGSVSLDSVLGDVRSLQRGLELTQREFVRQDDCLVLKEFLRANSPTMDKLLADSKTAQEAYESVVEYFGENPKTTSPSMFFSLFSRFTKAYKKAEQEVELWKKEAAADASGREEPPAPKSPPKARRQQMDLISELKRKQQKEPLIYESDRDGAIEDIITDLRNQPYIRADTGRRSARRRPPGPPLPVTADFSL
- the Fmnl1 gene encoding formin-like protein 1 isoform X4 yields the protein MGNAAGSAEQPAGPTASPPKQPAVPKQPMPAAGELEERFTRVLNCMNLPPDKVQLLSQYDNEKKWELICDQERFQVKNPPAAYIQKLKSYLDTGGVSRKVASDWMSNLGFKRRVQESTQVLRELETSLRTNHIGWVQEFLNEENRGLDVLLEYLAFAQCSVAYDMESTDSVASGAEKCKPLEQSVEDLSKAPPSSVPKSRLTIKCPPSPRLTPAHSRKALRNSRIVSQKDDVHVCIMCLRAIMNYQSGFSLVMNHPACVNEIALSLNNKNPRTKALVLELLAAVCLVRGGHDIILAAFDNFKEVCGEQHRFEKLMEYFRNEDSNIDFMVACMQFINIVVHSVENMNFRVFLQYEFTHLGLDVYLERLRLTESDKLRVQIQAYLDNVFDVGTLLEETETKNAVLEHMEELQEQVATLTERLRDTENDSMAKIAELEKQLSQARKELETLRERFSESTPMGTSRRITEPEKVPAPTVVRPSALELKVEELEEKGLIRILRGPGDVVSIEILPGATATPSGDDAPASRVPADSPSPAESAPEAASAPPPPPPPPPPLPNLQSQQDAPPSAPPLAPPLPGCAELPPAPPLPGDLPPPPPPPPLGTDGPVPPPPPPPPGGPPDILGGQDPDIGPGVKAKKPIQTKFRMPLLNWVALKPSQITGTVFTELNDEKVLQELDMNDFEEQFKTKSQGPSLDISALKGKAAHKAPTKATLIEANRAKNLAITLRKGNLGADRICQAIETYDLQTLSLDFLELLTRFLPTDYERSLIARFEKEQRPLEELSEEDRFMLRFSRIPRLPERMNTLTFLGNFPDTAQLLMPQLNAIIAASMSIKSSDKLRQILEIVLAFGNYMNSSKRGAAYGFRLQSLDALLEMKSTDRKQTLLHYLVKVIAEKYPQLTGFHSDLHFLDKAGSVSLDSVLGDVRSLQRGLELTQREFVRQDDCLVLKEFLRANSPTMDKLLADSKTAQEAYESVVEYFGENPKTTSPSMFFSLFSRFTKAYKKAEQEVELWKKEAAADASGREEPPAPKSPPKARRQQMDLISELKRKQQKEPLIYESDRDGAIEDIITVLKTVPFTARTGKRTSRLLCEASLGEEMTL